TCGTCCCACACGGCGCCTGCCCATTCGACGAGGGTGCGCAGGCTCCGCCAGAGGTCGGCGTCGACCTCCTCGCCCCCCCGCGCCCACTGGTACGCGCAGTCGAGCAGCTCTCCGTACACGTCGTTCTGGGACTGGAAGGCGGCGCCGTTGCCCCAGCGCACCGGCGAGGACGCCCGATAGCCCTCGAGCGCGTCGTCCTCCCGCTCCTGCGGGCAGACCTCGCCGTCGATCGAGTACATGACCTTCGGCCCGTTGTGGCGCTCCGCGGCGTCGAGGGCCCAGCCAAGGAACGCGCGGGCCTCGTGTGACAGCCCGATCCGGCGCAGCGCGTACACGCTGAAGGCGCAGTCGCGTACCCAGGCGTAGCGGTAGTCCCAGTTGCGGACACCGCCGATGGTCTCGGGCAGCGACGACGTCGGCGCGGCCACGATCGCCCCGTTCGGGAAGTGGTCGAGGAGCTTCAAGGTGACAGCGGAGCGTCGCACGAGGTCTCCTTGCGGCCCGTCGTAGGAGACGTGTCGCACCCAGCGCGTCCACGCGTCGACGGTCGCGCCGAGGATCTCATCGGCATCCGCGCGCTGGTGCCGGCTCGGGCGGTGTCCCCAGCGCAGGGCGAGGTCGACGCCGTCGCCCTCCTCCAGGTCGATGACCGTTCGCAGGCCGTCGAGCTTCCGCGTCGCCTGTGCGTTGAGGACGAGGTCGGGTTGGCGGAGGCAGGACAGCCGCAACCCGCCGCCGAACGGCTCGACCCGGGCCCCCCCGTACGGCTCGATCGCGACGACGACCCGCGCCCGGCCGGCCGTGGCCCGCACGCGGCGGACGAGCTCGCCGCGTGCGGCGGGCACGTCCTCGGTGAGGTCCGCGCCGGCGCGCAGGGTGAGCGCGTCGGTCACCGCAACGGCGCCTTCGGGACCGTTCATCTCCGTGAGGAGGACCCCGGAGTCGCCGACGTAGCGCTGCCGCGACTCCCGCAGGCCCTCAGGCTGGACGGTGAACGCCCCGCCCCGCCTACGATCAAGAAGGCTACAGAACAGCGGCCTCGCGTCGAACCGCGGCACGCACAACCACGAGACCGCGCCGTCGCGGCCGACGAGCGCGGCTGTTGCCCCGTCGCCGATGAGCCCGTGGTCTTCGATCGGCAGGTAGCCGTCGAGCCTGTCGATCGGCCGGTAGCCCACTTGCCGTGGGATGGTCATCCGTCTGCGCCGGCGACAAGCCCGTCGAGGGCCTCGTCCCGCTGGTGGACCCGGGCGCCGAGCGCGGCGGCGAAGCGGCGTGCCCAGCGCAACGTCTGGTAGGCCCAGGGCCGGATGGGATCGAAGAAGAAGCGCACGGCGTCGGCCATGTGAGGGTTCCTCATTTCCGGTTGTGCGTCGGTGTGCAAGGCTTGGGCTGCTGCACTGCCACTCTGCCCAGCACGCGCGACCAAGGACACCTGCGGTGAGCGACCGACCATCCTGGGGGGCGCCGGACGCGCCCGACGCCGAGGGCCAGCCGCCCGACGACGCCTGGGTCCCGCCGGGCGAGGTCCGCGAGGGCAGCGCCGACGACGCCCGACCCACGGACGTGCCGGCCGTGGACGACGACCCGCCACGCCTGCCGCCGCCGCCCGGCCAGCCCGCCGCAGACCCCAACAGCGTCGCGGTCGACCGCGCCGGGCTCAGCCACGAGGCGGCCGACTGGCTGCGGCAGGTAGCCGCCCAGGTCGAGCCGCGCCTCGACCGGGTCGCGCCCAGCTGGCGGGGGTCGCCGAACGCGGGCGCGGCGCGGGCATGCGCGTTCGGGCTGCTGCTCGGATACCTCTCCCGCACCTACCCGCACGCGCGGGGCGACCTCTCGCGCACGGCCGAAGCCCATCCGAGCTACACGACGCTGCAGGCCGGCAACCGCCTCGCGACGCTCGAGCAGATGAGCGCCGACCCGCAGCGGATGACCGCATGGCTCGGGCCGCTCGTCGACGTCAGCGACCCGCAGCGGATGCGGAGGCTGCTCGACTGACCGGCGGCGCCTCGACGTGCTGCTTGCGGCGGCGCAGGTGGCCGACCGCGCGGGCGAGGCTCGCGGCGACGGGGACGGCGAGGAACGCACCGAGCACCCCCTGGACGATTCCGCCCGCGGCCAGCGCCAGGATGACCGCCAGCGGATGCAGGGCCGTGGCCTTGCCGAGCACGAGGGGGGCCAGGACGTTGCTCTCGATCTGCTGCACCGCCACGACGATGGCGAGCACGGCGAGCGCGATCGCGAGGCCCCCGTCGGCGAGCGCGACGAGCACCGCGACCGTCCCCGACACGAACGCGCCGACGATGGGGAAGAGGCCGCCGACGAACACGAGCACCGCCAGCGGCAGCGCTAGGGGGACGCGGAGCAGGGCGAGTCCCAGGCCGATGAACACCGCGTCGACGAGCGCGACGAGCAGCTGACCGCGGAAGTAGGCGCCGATCGTCAGCCACGCGCGGGTGCCGATGGCTTCCGCGTCCTGGCGCATGCCGTCGGGGAACAGCTGGTTGAGCCAGGCGGCGATCCGCGCGCCGTCCTTGAGGTAGAAGAACAGCGCGACGAGGCCGAACAGCAGGCCCGCCAGGCCCTCGGCAACCGCGGCCGCGACGGTGCCGACCGCCTGCTGGCCGAGGGCGATGAGCTGCTCGCGTCCCGTGTCGAGCAGGTCGGTGACCATCGCGGGGTCGACACCGAACGGGCCGGCCTCGAGGAACTCCTCGAGCTGGACGATGCCCGCCTGGATCGACGCCGTGAGCCCGGGGATCTCGGCGGCGATCGCCGGGGCCAGCAGGCGCACGCCACCGGCCATGAGCCCGATCGACCCGACGATGACGAGCAGCGCCGCGACGGCCGGCGGGACCCGACGGCCGACGAGCCAGCGCATCACCGGTGACAGCAGTGCGGCGGGGAAGAGCGCGAGGATGAGCGGCACGACGATGACGCGCAGCTGGTCCATGACCTGGCCGACGCCCCGGAGCACGAAGACGAGCCCGATGACGGCCCAGGCGTAGGCACCCGCCCGCACGAGCGGGTGCCGCCAGATCGGCTCCGGCTCGCGGTCGGACGGCGTGGCGGCCGGCAGCGCGTCCTCGTCGGGCTGCGGGTCGGGGGGACGGCGCGACGCGGCGGGAGCGCGGGGCGACTCGGCCGGCTCCGGACGCGACGCACCCTCGCGCGCGGGGGGCCAGGCGCGGCGCAAAACCCTCCGGAGGCGCATGTGCTAGTCCTGCGCGGTTGGCAGGAGCGCGACCTCGTGCGCCGCGACGTGCGGCGGCTCGGCGAGGACCCGCACGACCTGCCGGGCGACGTCGGCGGGGGCGAGGCCGATCTCCTTCTGCTTGCGCCCGACCCGCTCGCGTGCGGCCGCATCGGGGGTCGCCGCGCCGAGCTCGGTTGCGACGAACCCCGGGGAGATCATCGCGACGCGGATGCCCTGCGGGTGCAGCTCGCGCCGCAGGCCCTCGGTGATGGCATGGACGGCGTGCTTCGTGCCGGCGTACACCCCTGCGGCGGCGTTGGGGACCCGCCGGCCGGCGAGCGCGCCGTCGCCGTCGTCCACGTGCTCCCAGGCCTCCCTCGTCGGCTCCCCAAAGCCGTCACCATAGTGCGCCGGCCGCCGGCTGTCCGAGAACCACCCCGCGCCTCGTCACGGGGCGTCGAAGTGGCTCCTCAGCGCGGCGATCATCGGGGCGACGTCGGCGGCTGCGGCCTGCTCGCGGATCGAGTGCATGGACAGCAGCGGCGCGCCGGCGTCCACGGTCGCGATCCCGAGCCTCGTGGCGGTGAGCGGCCCGATCGTCGAGCCGCACGGCAGGTCCGCGCGGGTGACGAAGTGCTGCAGCCCGACGCCCGCGTCCGCACAGCGCGCCGCGAACCACGCCCCCGAGCCCGCGTCGGTCGCGTAGGACTGGTTCGCGTTCACCTTCAGCACCGGCCCGCCTCCGAGGCGCGGGCGGTGCTCCGGCTCGTGGCGCTCGGCGTAGTTGGGGTGCACCGCGTGGGCGGTGTCGGCGGACACGAGCCGCGAGCGCGCACCGGCCATGGCGATCGTCTGCGGGTCGGCGTCCTCGCAGGCCGCGACGACGCGCCGGAGCACGTCCTCGAGGAAGGAGCCGGCGGCTCCCTCCGCCGACGACGACCCGACCTCCTCGTGGTCGTTGGCGACGAGCAGCTGGGTGTGGGCGGCCCCACCGCCGTCGGCGAGCGCGGACAGCCCCGCGTGGCAGGAGGCGAGGTTGTCGAGGCGGGAGGCGAGCACAAATCTTTCGTCGGCGCCGCCGGCCGCCGCCGGCTGGGTGTCCGCGGTGACGAGGTCCCAGCCGAGGACGGCGCCCGGCTCGGCGTCGACGTGCCACCCGAGCGTGTCGACGAGCCGGGGACCGTCCGCGTCGTCCGTCGACCAGACCGGGACCATGTGGCGCTGCGGGTCCAGTCGCAGGCCCTCCTCGCGCATCTCGCGGTAGAGGTGGATGGCGAGCGATGGCACCCGCAGCGGCGCGCCCGGCAGGCGCACGAGCCGGTTGGCGAGCGAGCCGTCGGCCAGACGGACGGTGACGCGCCCCGCGAGGGTGAGGTCACGGTCGAGCCAGGTGTGGAGCAGGACCCCGCCGTAGGGCTCGACGCCGACCTGGTGGTAGCCGTGGCGGCGGACGTCCGGAAGGGGGCGGACCTTCAACGCCGGGGAGTCGGTGTGCGCCCCCACGAGGCGGAACCCCGCGGCGCTCGGCGGGGCGGACCCCACGCGGAACGCCGCGATCGACCCGCCGTCGCGCACGACGTACCGGCACTGGCCCGGCGAGAGCGCCCAACGCTCCGTCTCGTCGAGCGGCGTGAACCCCGCCGTCTCGAGCCGCCGCGCCATCTCGGCGACCGCGTGGAACGGCGACGGGCCCGCGTCCGCGAACGCGAGCAGGTCCTTGGCGTGCTCCATGGCGTCGCTCACTCCCGTGATGGGACGACGGGCTACAGGCCGGCGAAGGCGCCGTCGAGCAGCTCGGCCTGCTGTGCCTCGTGGACGGTGCTCGAACCGGTGGCCGGACTCGGGCTCTCCGGCCGCGAGACGTGGCGCAGCGTGTAGTCGTCGCGCAGCAGCCGGTGCAGCCGCCCGTGCGCGAACGGCCACGGGCCCATGTTCTCGGGCTCGTCCTGGACCCAGAAGACCTCGCTCGCCGACGGGAAGCGCTCGAGGGTCGTGCGGATCGCCTCGGTGGGGAAGGGGTAGAGCTGTTCGACGCGGACGACGGTCGCGGGGGCGCCGCCGTCGTCGCGGCGGGTGGCGAGGTCGAAGGCGACCCGCCCGCTGCAGAGCAGCACCCGGCGCACCTCGCCGGGGGGCGGCCCGCCGGGCACCGGCAGCACCTCCTCGAAGGAGCCCTCGGTGAACGCCGAGGCGGGGCTTGCCGCCGGTTTCGCCCGCAGCAGCCCCTTCGGCGTGAACACGACCAGCGGCTTGCGCACGTCGCGGCGCATCTGGCGGCGCAGCAGGTGGAAGTACTGCGCGGCCGTCGTCGGCTGCGCCACCTGGATGTTGTCGGCGGCCGACAGCGTGAGGAAGCGCTCGATGCGGCCGCTCGAGTGCTCGGGGCCCTGGCCCTCGTAGCCGTGCGGCAGCAGCAGCACGAGCCCCGACGTCTGCCCCCACTTGTCCTCGGCGGCGACGATGAACTGGTCGATGATGACCTGCCCGGCGTTGACGAAGTCGCCGAACTGCGCCTCCCACAGCACGAGCGCGTTCTTGCGGAGCACCGAGTAGCCGTACTCGAACCCCATCGCGGCGAACTCGCTCAGCGGCGAGTCGTACGCCATGAAGGGCGCCTGTGCCTCGTCGAGGTGGGCAAGGGGGATGTACTCTTCTTCGGTCTCGTAGTCGATGAGGACGCTGTGGCGATGGCTGAACGTGCCACGGCGCGAGTCCTGGCCGGAGAGGCGCACCGGCACCCCCTCACGCAGCAGCGAACCGAAGGCCAGCGCCTCACCCATTGCCCAGTCGACCTCGTCACGGTCGAGCAGGCCGCGGCGCCGGTCGAGCTGGCGGGCGAGCTTGGGGTGGATCGTGAACCCGTCCGGCACGCTCGTGACCGCCTCGACGACCTGCTTCAGCACGTCGAAGCCGACGCCGGTCGCGACGTGCGGGCGGGTCGCCATCGGCTCCGGGCGGCGCAGCCGCTCGATGCGGGCGGGGGTCGTCGTCTCGCGGGTCTCCTTGAGCGCCGCCTCGAGCCGGTCGCGGAAGTCGTCGAGCGCCCGCTCGGCCTCGTCGAGGGTGAGGTCCCCGCGGTTGACGAGCTCCTCGGTGTAGACCTTGCGCACGCTGCGGCGCTTGTCGATCGCCGCGTACATGGTCGGCTGCGTGTAGCTCGGGTCGTCGCCCTCGTTGTGGCCGTGGCGGCGGTAGCAGATCATGTCGACGACGACGTCCTTGCCGAAACGCTGGCGGAACGCGAACGCAAGCCGCATGACGCGCACGCAGGCCTCGGGGTCGTCGCCGTTCACGTGGAAGATCGGCGCCTGGACCATCTTCGCCACGTCGGTCGCGTACTCGCTCGAGCGGCTCTGGTGGGGGGCCGTGGTGAACCCGAGCTGGTTGTTGATCACGAGGTGGACGGTCCCGCCGGTGCGGTACCCGCGG
This window of the Egibacteraceae bacterium genome carries:
- a CDS encoding SDR family NAD(P)-dependent oxidoreductase; amino-acid sequence: MDDGDGALAGRRVPNAAAGVYAGTKHAVHAITEGLRRELHPQGIRVAMISPGFVATELGAATPDAAARERVGRKQKEIGLAPADVARQVVRVLAEPPHVAAHEVALLPTAQD
- a CDS encoding glycoside hydrolase family 15 protein yields the protein MTIPRQVGYRPIDRLDGYLPIEDHGLIGDGATAALVGRDGAVSWLCVPRFDARPLFCSLLDRRRGGAFTVQPEGLRESRQRYVGDSGVLLTEMNGPEGAVAVTDALTLRAGADLTEDVPAARGELVRRVRATAGRARVVVAIEPYGGARVEPFGGGLRLSCLRQPDLVLNAQATRKLDGLRTVIDLEEGDGVDLALRWGHRPSRHQRADADEILGATVDAWTRWVRHVSYDGPQGDLVRRSAVTLKLLDHFPNGAIVAAPTSSLPETIGGVRNWDYRYAWVRDCAFSVYALRRIGLSHEARAFLGWALDAAERHNGPKVMYSIDGEVCPQEREDDALEGYRASSPVRWGNGAAFQSQNDVYGELLDCAYQWARGGEEVDADLWRSLRTLVEWAGAVWDEPDHGIWEVRTDGRIFTYSAALCHVALDRGAALAEAHGLDGDIPGWRETADRIRETILERAWDEERQSLTEHIGGGGLDASLLSLPLRRVVPASHPKMVRTCEAVARELGAGEGLLYRYRADVSPDGLEGEEGAFLLCSFWLVDNLAHQGRLDEAHDLYAALCARASPLGLLPEQVDPATGRFLGNFPQGFSHIGVIASGFNLARAERRRRAHA
- a CDS encoding M18 family aminopeptidase; this translates as MSDAMEHAKDLLAFADAGPSPFHAVAEMARRLETAGFTPLDETERWALSPGQCRYVVRDGGSIAAFRVGSAPPSAAGFRLVGAHTDSPALKVRPLPDVRRHGYHQVGVEPYGGVLLHTWLDRDLTLAGRVTVRLADGSLANRLVRLPGAPLRVPSLAIHLYREMREEGLRLDPQRHMVPVWSTDDADGPRLVDTLGWHVDAEPGAVLGWDLVTADTQPAAAGGADERFVLASRLDNLASCHAGLSALADGGGAAHTQLLVANDHEEVGSSSAEGAAGSFLEDVLRRVVAACEDADPQTIAMAGARSRLVSADTAHAVHPNYAERHEPEHRPRLGGGPVLKVNANQSYATDAGSGAWFAARCADAGVGLQHFVTRADLPCGSTIGPLTATRLGIATVDAGAPLLSMHSIREQAAAADVAPMIAALRSHFDAP
- a CDS encoding AI-2E family transporter, which gives rise to MRLRRVLRRAWPPAREGASRPEPAESPRAPAASRRPPDPQPDEDALPAATPSDREPEPIWRHPLVRAGAYAWAVIGLVFVLRGVGQVMDQLRVIVVPLILALFPAALLSPVMRWLVGRRVPPAVAALLVIVGSIGLMAGGVRLLAPAIAAEIPGLTASIQAGIVQLEEFLEAGPFGVDPAMVTDLLDTGREQLIALGQQAVGTVAAAVAEGLAGLLFGLVALFFYLKDGARIAAWLNQLFPDGMRQDAEAIGTRAWLTIGAYFRGQLLVALVDAVFIGLGLALLRVPLALPLAVLVFVGGLFPIVGAFVSGTVAVLVALADGGLAIALAVLAIVVAVQQIESNVLAPLVLGKATALHPLAVILALAAGGIVQGVLGAFLAVPVAASLARAVGHLRRRKQHVEAPPVSRAASASAAGR